The Mercurialis annua linkage group LG8, ddMerAnnu1.2, whole genome shotgun sequence genome window below encodes:
- the LOC126660748 gene encoding probable methyltransferase PMT11, which translates to MKPLTTTTDLLKTPLILKITSFFLLSLTFFYLGKHWSSSTASQHLIFFTTPSNSVSNSPNSNKFFNITALIAQNQSQIVPDKTQNLTSNASPQGPSGSDSDRTFGVVDNNGTMRDDFEIGEFDAEIVESWGNESSLGVVGDEKDVKFMGIRRFELCSESMREFIPCLDNVEAVKELVSTEKGEKFERHCPKEGKGLNCLVPPPKGYRQPIPWPRSRDEVWFSNVPHSRLVEDKGGQNWISKEKDKFKFPGGGTQFIHGANQYLDQISKMVPEISWGSHTRVVMDVGCGVASFGAYLLSRNVLTMSVAPKDVHENQIQFALERGVPAMAAAFATHRLLYPSQAFEIIHCSRCRINWTRDDGILLLEVNRMLRGGGYFAWAAQPVYKHEPILEEQWEEMLDLTTRLCWTLVKKEGYIAIWQKPINNSCYLSREEGTKPPLCDPDDDPDSVWYVDLKACISRLPEDGYGTNVTNWPDRLHTPPDRLQTIQMDAYISRKELFKAESKYWSEIIAGYVRAWHWKKFKMRNVLDMKAGFGGFAAALIDQQFDCWVLNVVPVSGPNTLPVIYDRGLLGVMHDWCEPFDTYPRTYDFLHANGLFSIEKKRCKISTIMLEMDRILRPGGRAYIRDSLDVMDELQETAKAMGWHIALHDTSEGPHASYRVLTCDKRLLRP; encoded by the exons ATGAAACCCCTCACCACCACCACAGATCTCCTAAAAACCCCATTAATTCTAAAGATCACATCCTTCTTCCTCCTCTCACTCACCTTCTTCTACCTGGGCAAACACTGGTCATCTTCAACCGCCTCCCAACACCTCATCTTCTTCACAACCCCTTCAAATTCCGTCTCAAACTCACCCAATTCAAACAAATTCTTTAACATCACTGCCCTCATAGCGCAAAACCAATCTCAAATCGTCCCCGACAAGACCCAGAATCTAACTTCTAACGCCTCACCTCAGGGCCCATCTGGGTCGGATTCTGATCGGACTTTTGGGGTTGTTGATAATAATGGGACCATGAGAGATGATTTTGAGATTGGAGAGTTTGATGCTGAGATTGTTGAGAGTTGGGGTAATGAGAGTAGTTTGGGTGTTGTGGGTGATGAGAAAGATGTGAAATTTATGGGTATTAGGAGATTTGAGCTGTGTTCTGAGAGTATGAGGGAGTTTATTCCTTGTTTGGATAATGTGGAGGCTGTTAAGGAGCTGGTGTCTACTGAAAAAGGGGAGAAATTTGAGAGGCATTGTCCGAAGGAAGGGAAGGGACTGAATTGTTTAGTTCCGCCGCCTAAGGGGTACCGACAGCCTATTCCATGGCCTAGGAGTCGCGATGAG GTATGGTTTAGCAATGTTCCTCACTCTCGTTTGGTTGAAGATAAAGGAGGACAAAACTGGATTTCTAAAGAGAAAGATAAGTTTAAGTTTCCTGGTGGTGGTACACAATTCATACATGGGGCGAATCAGTACTTGGATCAGATTTCAAAG ATGGTTCCTGAAATTTCATGGGGTAGTCATACTCGCGTTGTTATGGATGTTGGATGTGGTGTAGCAAGTTTTGGTGCGTATTTGCTATCAAGGAATGTGTTAACTATGTCGGTAGCTCCCAAGGATGTCCATGAAAACCAAATTCAGTTTGCTCTTGAACGTGGTGTTCCTGCAATGGCGGCTGCATTTGCTACTCACCGTTTGTTATATCCAAGTCAAGCCTTTGAAATAATACATTGTTCAAGATGTAGAATCAACTGGACTCGCGACG ATGGAATCTTACTCCTTGAGGTCAATAGAATGCTCCGTGGAGGAGGATACTTTGCTTGGGCAGCACAGCCAGTTTATAAACATGAACCAATTTTAGAGGAACAGTGGGAAG AGATGCTTGACCTTACTACCCGTCTTTGCTGGACACTTGTTAAAAAGGAGGGATATATTGCTATATGGCAAAAACCCATCAACAACAGCTGCTATTTAAGCCGTGAAGAAGGAACAAAACCTCCATTGTGTGATCCAGATGATGACCCCGATAGTGTTTG GTACGTTGATCTGAAAGCATGCATCAGTCGACTTCCGGAAGATGGATATGGCACAAATGTCACCAATTGGCCTGATCGTCTGCACACTCCACCTGATAGGCTCCAGACCATACAAATGGATGCCTACATATCCAGAAAAGAGCTATTTAAGGCAGAATCAAAATACTGGTCTGAAATAATAGCTGGCTATGTGCGTGCTTGGCACTGGaagaaatttaaaatgagaAACGTGTTGGACATGAAAGCTGGCTTTGGAGG ATTTGCAGCTGCACTGATTGATCAACAATTTGATTGCTGGGTTTTGAATGTGGTACCTGTTAGTGGACCCAACACCTTGCCTGTTATATATGATCGCGGACTTCTAGGAGTTATGCATGATTG GTGTGAACCGTTTGATACGTACCCAAGAACCTATGATTTCTTACACGCAAATGGTCTATTCTCTATTGAAAAGAAAAG ATGTAAAATCTCCACCATCATGCTTGAGATGGACCGCATACTCAGACCTGGTGGTAGAGCATACATTCGCGACAGCCTCGATGTCATGGACGAACTTCAAGAGACAGCAAAGGCAATGGGTTGGCACATTGCATTGCACGATACATCCGAGGGTCCGCATGCAAGCTACAGGGTCTTGACATGTGACAAACGCCTATTGCGACCTTGA
- the LOC126660750 gene encoding BTB/POZ and MATH domain-containing protein 3 isoform X1, whose protein sequence is MGEFKSEIDKESFSMSINETVNASHKFTIKGYSLAKGMGAGKCISSDVFSVGGYDWAIYFYPDGKNPEDSSMYVSVFIALASEGTDVRALFELTLMDQSGNEKHKVHSHFDRALESGPYTLKYRGSMWGYKRFFRRTTLEKSDYIKDDCLIMNCTVGVVRSHLEGPKQYSISVPPSDMGKGFKDLLDSEAGCDVVFKVGDETIKAHKLILAARSPVFRAQFFGLVGDPNLDEVLVKEIEPSIFKVMLEFIYTDKLPGVHQITGTTSMCTSTNMVQHLLAAADLYNLDRLKLLCESKLCEELSAGSVATTLALAEQHQCSQLKAICLKFAANPANLGAVMQSEGFRHLEESCPSLLCEMLKTFASGDENSSLVSSRKRSGSSIYGLDIAADGAVAESANPSGRRMRRRF, encoded by the exons ATGGGCGAATTCAAGTCAGAGATTGATAAAGAGTCATTTTCAATGTCGATAAACGAGACAGTGAACGCGTCTCACAAGTTCACAATCAAAGGCTATTCGTTAGCCAAGGGAATGGGAGCTGGAAAATGTATATCGAGCGATGTTTTTTCAGTGGGCGGTTACGATTGGGCGATTTATTTTTACCCGGATGGTAAAAATCCGGAGGATAGTTCGATGTATGTGTCGGTTTTTATAGCGTTGGCTAGTGAAGGGACTGATGTTAGGGCTTTGTTTGAGCTGACATTGATGGATCAGAGTGGTAATGAGAAGCATAAAGTTCATAGTCATTTTGATCGTGCTTTGGAGAGTGGGCCTTATACTTTGAAGTATAGGGGCAGCATGTG GGGTTACAAGCGTTTCTTTAGAAGAACAACACTAGAAAAGTCTGATTATATAAAGGATGATTGCCTAATCATGAACTGCACTGTTGGAGTTGTTAGAAGTCATCTTGAAGGACCAAAGCAGTATTCCATCTCAGTTCCACCTTCCGACATGGGGAAAGGTTTTAAGGATCTATTAGATTCTGAAGCTGGCTGCGATGTTGTTTTCAAGGTTGGGGATGAAACCATCAAGGCGCATAAGTTGATACTTGCTGCTCGTTCCCCTGTTTTTAGAGCCCAGTTTTTTGGACTTGTTGGAGATCCTAACTTAGATGAAGTACTTGTGAAGGAGATCGAACCATCAATTTTCAAG GTGATGCTAGAATTTATATACACAGATAAGCTTCCTGGTGTACATCAGATTACTGGCACAACATCCATGTGCACATCCACCAACATGGTGCAACATTTATTGGCTGCTGCTGACCTTTACAATTTAGATAGATTGAAATTATTATGTGAATCAAAATTGTGCGAAGAACTGAGTGCCGGGTCAGTGGCGACTACTCTTGCACTGGCTGAGCAGCATCAATGTTCACAACTCAAGGCTATCTGTTTGAAATTTGCTGCAAATCCAGCAAACTTGGGAG CGGTAATGCAGTCAGAAGGATTCCGACACTTAGAAGAGAGCTGCCCATCATTGCTGTGCGAGATGCTAAAGACATTTGCTTCAGGAGATGAGAACTCAAGTCTTGTATCAAGTCGGAAGAGAAGCGGGAGCAGTATATACGGGCTAGATATAGCTGCCGATGGAGCTGTAGCCGAATCTGCAAATCCCAGCGGCAGGCGCATGAGGCGGCGGTTTTAG
- the LOC126660750 gene encoding BTB/POZ and MATH domain-containing protein 3 isoform X2, with protein MGEFKSEIDKESFSMSINETVNASHKFTIKGYSLAKGMGAGKCISSDVFSVGGYDWAIYFYPDGKNPEDSSMYVSVFIALASEGTDVRALFELTLMDQSGNEKHKVHSHFDRALESGPYTLKYRGSMWGYKRFFRRTTLEKSDYIKDDCLIMNCTVGVVRSHLEGPKQYSISVPPSDMGKGFKDLLDSEAGCDVVFKVGDETIKAHKLILAARSPVFRAQFFGLVGDPNLDEVLVKEIEPSIFKVMLEFIYTDKLPGVHQITGTTSMCTSTNMVQHLLAAADLYNLDRLKLLCESKLCEELSAGSVATTLALAEQHQCSQLKAICLKFAANPANLGGGELIQSPHVMQR; from the exons ATGGGCGAATTCAAGTCAGAGATTGATAAAGAGTCATTTTCAATGTCGATAAACGAGACAGTGAACGCGTCTCACAAGTTCACAATCAAAGGCTATTCGTTAGCCAAGGGAATGGGAGCTGGAAAATGTATATCGAGCGATGTTTTTTCAGTGGGCGGTTACGATTGGGCGATTTATTTTTACCCGGATGGTAAAAATCCGGAGGATAGTTCGATGTATGTGTCGGTTTTTATAGCGTTGGCTAGTGAAGGGACTGATGTTAGGGCTTTGTTTGAGCTGACATTGATGGATCAGAGTGGTAATGAGAAGCATAAAGTTCATAGTCATTTTGATCGTGCTTTGGAGAGTGGGCCTTATACTTTGAAGTATAGGGGCAGCATGTG GGGTTACAAGCGTTTCTTTAGAAGAACAACACTAGAAAAGTCTGATTATATAAAGGATGATTGCCTAATCATGAACTGCACTGTTGGAGTTGTTAGAAGTCATCTTGAAGGACCAAAGCAGTATTCCATCTCAGTTCCACCTTCCGACATGGGGAAAGGTTTTAAGGATCTATTAGATTCTGAAGCTGGCTGCGATGTTGTTTTCAAGGTTGGGGATGAAACCATCAAGGCGCATAAGTTGATACTTGCTGCTCGTTCCCCTGTTTTTAGAGCCCAGTTTTTTGGACTTGTTGGAGATCCTAACTTAGATGAAGTACTTGTGAAGGAGATCGAACCATCAATTTTCAAG GTGATGCTAGAATTTATATACACAGATAAGCTTCCTGGTGTACATCAGATTACTGGCACAACATCCATGTGCACATCCACCAACATGGTGCAACATTTATTGGCTGCTGCTGACCTTTACAATTTAGATAGATTGAAATTATTATGTGAATCAAAATTGTGCGAAGAACTGAGTGCCGGGTCAGTGGCGACTACTCTTGCACTGGCTGAGCAGCATCAATGTTCACAACTCAAGGCTATCTGTTTGAAATTTGCTGCAAATCCAGCAAACTTGGGAG GTGGAGAACTGATTCAATCTCCACATGTTATGCAGCGGTAA
- the LOC126660947 gene encoding protein HESO1 — protein MDPYDALEPILTDILEVIRPLREDWTVRSKIIEELQNVISSIDSFRGATVEPFGSFVSNLFTPWGDLDISIVLENGSHISSAAKKRKQNLLREFLRALRQKGGIGWRRLQFVPNARVPILKFEYGYQSISCDVSIDNMPGLMKSKFLFWINQIDGRFRDMVLLVKEWAKAHNINSPKTGSLNSYSLCLLVVFHFQTCVPAILPPLKEIYPSNVVDDLRGVRITAEEQIKEICNANISRYMSDRYRPVNKSSLAELFISFLLKFSAIHSKAAELGICTFTGQWQDIKSTMRWLPKTYALFVEDPFEQPENTARAVSAGNLERISGAFRTTYNRLVSASYNRASIVGTLVRPVIVNHMSGAPVRNPSYTPLHYPSTHQQVSREMYSSQQKQHQLPNTRQERHSNFFVNQRPESDLRTLNSQHPFQNTRLEKHPNYVTREVQENRYGNTSLERHPNYVTREVQENRYGNTSLERHPNYFANQRRGIQIYGRETRLDDSNKRRQESEPSNITLQRPVRQFHGQGQHMWRPKSDSQGHAL, from the exons ATGGATCCCTACGATGCGTTAGAGCCGATTCTTACAGATATACTTGAAGTGATTAGACCTTTAAGAGAGGATTGGACAGTGAGATCTAAAATCATTGAAGAATTACAAAATGTTATTTCGTCCATCGATAGTTTTAGAG GTGCAACTGTGGAGCCATTTGGATCATTTGTATCTAATCTCTTCACTCCGTGGGGAGATTTAGATATTTCTATTGTGCTTGAAAATGGCTCTCACATTTCTTCTGCTGCAAAGAAGCGTAAACAGAATTTACTTAGAGAGTTTCTGAGAGCTTTGAGGCAAAAAG GTGGAATCGGATGGCGCAGGTTACAATTTGTCCCAAATGCAAGGGTTCCTATACTGAAATTTGAATATGGCTACCAGAGCATTTCTTGTGATGTATCAATTGACAATATGCCAGGTCTAATGAAATCTAAGTTTTTGTTCTGGATCAACCAAATTGATGGGCGCTTCCGTGATATGGTCTTGTTG GTTAAGGAGTGGGCCAAAGCTCACAATATCAATAGTCCAAAGACTGGGTCATTGAATTCGTACTCTCTTTGTTTGCTTGTTGTATTTCATTTTCAG ACTTGTGTTCCTGCTATTTTACCTCCTTTGAAAGAAATATATCCGAGCAACGTTGTTGATGATCTTAGAG GTGTGAGGATTACTGCGGAGgaacaaattaaagaaatatgCAATGCTAACATATCGAGATATATGTCTGACAGATATAGGCCAGTTAATAAAAGTTCACTGGCTGAGCTTTTCATCTCGTTTCTTTTGAAG TTTTCTGCCATTCATTCAAAGGCTGCTGAGCTAGGAATCTGCACATTTACAGGACAATGGCAAGACATAAAAAGCACTATGAGATGGTTGCCCAAAACATACGCACTATTT GTTGAGGATCCTTTTGAGCAGCCGGAAAATACTGCAAGGGCTGTTAGTGCTGGAAATTTGGAAAGAATATCGGGAGCATTTCGAACTACATATAATAGGCTGGTTTCGGCCAGTTATAATCGTGCTTCTATTGTGGGCACATTAGTCAGGCCAGTAATAGTGAATCATATGTCAGGAGCACCTGTTAGGAACCCAAGTTACACTCCTTTGCACTACCCAAGTACTCATCAGCAAGTTAGCCGGGAAATGTATTCGTCACAGCAAAAGCAACATCAACTTCCAAATACAAGACAGGAGAGACATTCCAACTTTTTCGTGAATCAAAGACCAGAAAGTGATCTCCGTACTCTAAATTCTCAACATCCTTTTCAGAACACAAGATTGGAGAAACATCCCAACTATGTGACCAGGGAAGTACAAGAAAATCGTTATGGGAATACAAGTCTGGAAAGACATCCCAACTATGTGACCAGGGAAGTACAAGAAAATCGTTATGGGAATACAAGTCTGGAAAGACATCCCAACTATTTTGCCAATCAAAGACGGGGAATTCAGATCTATGGACGTGAAACTCGTCTTGACGATTCGAACAAGCGAAGACAAGAAAGTGAGCCAAGCAACATTACATTGCAAAGACCTGTGAGGCAGTTCCACGGCCAGGGCCAGCATATGTGGAGGCCGAAATCAGACAGTCAGGGACATGCTCTGTGA